The Hornefia porci genome contains the following window.
AAGAAAATTCAGCGTCCCCTCCGGCGCGATGACGTTTATTTTGCTAATGGGAATTGTCAGTCTGTTTTCGGACATGACTCACGAAGGGGCCCGGAGCATTCTGGGAGAGTATCTGAATCTGACCGGCGCATCGGCGGCAACCATCGGCTTTGTTTCCGGCGTCGGTGAGCTGTGCGGATACTCGCTGCGGCTGCTCTCCGGTTTCCTTGCGGACAAAAGCCGGCGCTACTGGACGCTGGTGATTTTCGGTTATACTCTGCAGGTGCTTGCGATTCCGGCTCTGGCGCTGGTTCCGGAGAACGGCTGGATTCTCGCCTGCGGGCTGGTGATTCTGGAGCGCATCGGCAAGGCGGTGAAGAAACCGGCGAAAAACACACTGGTGAGTTTCGCGGCCAGCGAGGTGGGAACCGGGAAGGGTTTCGCGTATCAGGAATTCCTGGATCAGCTCGGCGCATTCCTGGGCCCGGTGATTTTATTTGTCATTACGCTGATCAAGGGGACGGGAGAACTTTTTTCCGCCTATCGCCTGTGTTTTGCCGCTCTTGGGATTCCGGCGGCTGTCACGGTCGCACTCGTTCTTTTTGCACAAAGGAAATACCCCCATCCGGAGGTCTTTGAAAAGGATGAAGAGGAACAGACTGAGTTCCGCTTCCGCCCGGCTTTTGTGCTCTACATGGCTGCGATCTGTCTGTTTGCGTTCGGTTTCGCGGACTTTACGCTGATTACTCTTCATGCAGCCCGGACGCACGCTTTTCCCACGGCGACCCTGAGTCTTCTGTATGCGGGAGCGATGGCGGTAGACGCATTCGCTGCCCTGTTCTTCGGCTGGCTGTTTGACAAAATCGGTCTGCGCGCGCTGATCCTTTCGACCCTGTGCAGTGCATTCTTTGCGGCGTTTATCTTTCTGAGCGCGAATCCCTGGTCGATGGCGTTCGGGATTTTTCTCTGGGGCATCGGCATGGGCGCGCAGGAAAGCATCATGAAGGCCGCCGCCAGCAAAATCATTCCCAAGTCCATGCGTTCCACCGGTTTCGGCATTTTCGAGACAGGCTTCGGCATCGCCTGGTTCCTGGGCAGCTGGCTGCTTGGCGCCCTGTACGACATCGCACCGCTGTATCTGGCCGCAGTCTCCGCCGCCGCCCAGCTTCTGGCCGTTGTGTTCTATCTGCTCTGCATCCGCCAGAGCGCTGCCATGAAGCAATAACCTTCATCAATTTACTGCCACGAGGAGACAGCATCCACCAATCTATGACTACGAAGCGATAACATTCACCAATCCGCCACCGTGAAACTGCATCATTCACCAATCTACGACCGCAAATCGATATCGCAATAAGACGATTTGATTTTAGGCACAAAGCATATTACATAGCGCTTCGCGCTGATAGCTTAGCCAGAGAACGTTTCGTTGATTTTCCGATGAGTTTACGACGATTTTCCGAACAGGCGACTTTTTGAACGAATATATGGTAAATAAATACCATGTAAAAGCTCCGGCACGGTAAACCCTTGTATTCTAATTGCCAATTATTTGAAAATAACGTATAATATGAATAGATCTCCTTTAAAGGGTATCGGTTGAGTGAGTTTAAAACTGCGGTAAATCAGAGCAGGGCGGAGATAATATTGAGAATTGTGGATAAGCATGTTATGTCGTTATGGGCAAAAAAAGAGGAGAAAAATGGGATTTTTTTCTGGCTGCCTCTGATGGTCCATCTGAAAGATACTATGGATGTGTCCAGATGGCTTTTTGAACACTGGCTCAGTGATAGTCAGCGGGAACTGTGCAGAAAAGGCCTCAAAGGCATGGGAAACAGGGAGGCAGTAACCCCTGACCTTGCAAGTGATCTAGCCTCATTTCTGGGAGGGATACACGACCTTGGAAAAGCCACTCCGGCATTTCAGACAAAAAAAGGGTTCAGCAATTCAAAAACACTTGATGATGAACTGAAGGAAAAGCTGGAAAGAGCAGGACTTTCAGGAATATCCACCGTCAATCTGCGGTATGCGGGTTGTTCTCCACATTCTCTCGCTGGAGAATATCTTCTGAAAAAATTCGGGATTGGTGACGATATAGGCTCTATTATCGGAGGACATCACGGAAAACCAGTCGACAGTCTCCGGGATATATTGAATCAGAGTGAATATGAAGCAAATTATTTTCAGTCCAATGATTTACGAAGTTCGGTCCGTGCTTTGTGGTTAGCCGCTCAGAAGGAGACATTTGAATGGGCGCTGCGTGAAAACGGCTTTTCTGATAAAGATGATCTTCCGAAGATCCCGGAACCCGTGCAGGTTATATATGAAGGCCTTATTATCATGGCCGACTGGATAGCGAGCAACTCCGATTATTTTCCGTTGATAAATATAGATAGAGAAATAACGGAAAATCCTGAAAACCGCCTTCGGATGGGTATAAGTAAATGGGCTGGGGATACTCCTCTTCAAACAGACTCATATCCGGGGAAAGATCAGCTATTTATTGATAGATTTGGATTTGCCCCAAGAGAGTTTCAGAAGGCAGTATACGAAACAACAGAATCGATCAGAAAGCCCGGAATCATGATTCTGGAAGCGCCTATGGGAGAGGGAAAGACGGAAGCTGCTCTTGCGGTGACAGAACTGATGATGACAAAGACAGGATGTAGCGGACTATTCTTTGGGCTCCCCACCCAGGCAACATCTAACGGAATGTTCAGCAGAATTGAAGAATGGCTAGGCAGTCTCGCAAAGTATCATGATGCCTTTCAATCTCTCAGACTTTCCCACGGAAAAGCGGCTTTGAACGAAGATATGAACAGGCTCCGGAAGCATGCGGACCAGGTCAATACCGACGGATCACACGACGAGAATGTTTATATTAACGAGTGGTTCTCCGGAAGAAAAAAGGCCATGCTAGATGATTTTGTCGTAGGAACTGTAGACGGATTTCTACTTTTGGCGCTTAAGCAGAAGCATCTTGCATTGAGACATCTCGGATTCAGTAAAAAGGTAGTGATTGTTGATGAAGTGCACGCATATGATGCTTACATGCAGCAGTACCTGGAAGAAGCAATTAGATGGATGGGTGTGTATGGAGTTCCTGTGATACTCGTTTCGGCAACTCTTCCGCCTGAGAAACGTGAAGCATTCATTGAAACATATCTTAGGGGAACGGGAATGAAAAAAAGTGATATGAGATTTCCCGAAGTTTCTGCAAACAGTTATCCGCTCATAACCTACACCGACGGACAGAATGTTCTGGTAAAGGATGATTTCAGGGAAGGAGAAAACAAGGAAATTCATATCAGGAAACTGGACAATGATGACCTTCTTGAAACGGTCTCGAATCTCCTGGCAGAGGGAGGAGTTGTCGGGATAGTAGTCAACACGGTAAAAAGAGCCCAGGAAATTGGAAAGAAATGTAAGGACAGATTCGGTAGCAATACCGTGGAAATACTCCATTCGTCTTACATAGCGGCGGATAGAGTGAGAAAAGAATCAGATCTAATAAATGAGATAGGGAAGAACGGAAAACGTCCTGAAATGAAGATAGTCATTGGAACGCAGGTAATAGAGCAGTCCCTCGATATCGACTTCGACGTGATGGTTTCAGATCTGTGCCCTGTAGACCTTCTGCTTCAGCGGGCTGGAAGACTTCATAGGCACGATATTGACCGCCCGGAGAAACTGAAAGAACCTGTTCTTTATGTAATGGGAACGAATCAGGAATTTAAGTTCGCCCGCGGATCAGAAATGGTTTACGGAAAGTATTTCCTGATACGTACTCAGCATTTTCTGCCGGATACCATCCGGGTTCCATCCGATATCCCGGTCTTGATACAGGAAGTTTACGGGGATGAGGACCTGAAGTTGGACGGTTCTCTAAAGGAAAAATACGAAGAAGCAAAGAGAAAGCAGCAAATCGAAATAGAGGAAAAGAAAAGCAAGGCTCAACAATTCAAGATAGATCATCCGAATCCGAACAAGACTTTAATTGGATGGCTCAGAGAAATGGATATTTCAGAGACCGAAGAAACAGCGGCGGCACAGGTCAGGGACATCCAGGAGACCATAGAAGTGATAGCGGTAAAGAAGACTGGAAACGGGTACGGGACATTTAAAGATAACGTGGATGTCTCAGGAAGGATCTCCGAAACAAGAATATCAAAAGACCTTGCCGGACAGACCATTCGCATCCCAGGCCACATCATAAGAAAGCAGGGAATATCCCATGAGATAAAGTGGCTCGAGGATTATAACAGGAAAAGTCTTTCCGAGTGGCAGAAAGAACCGTGGCTCAAAGGGGAGCTCGGAATTATCTTCGATGAGGATGGGACGTTTGATCTGAATGGAACAGAACTTAAATATGATAACGAGTACGGACTTAGAGAGGTCAAAGAGGTAATAGATGAAAAGATTTAATCTTGTAAGCGAGCCGTGGATAGCGGTGATGGAAAAGGAAAGCGACGAGATAAGGGAAATATCTCTGTCGGAACTCTTTATAAATACGGGGAAATACAGATGCCTTTCAGGGGAAATGGAGATCCAGAATTTTGCGGTAATGAGAATGATCCTCGCCGTGATCCATACCGTTTTCTCAAGGTTCGATGTCAACGGAGATCCACTTTCCGGTATTTCTCTGGATGACAGATATGTTCAGACTGAAAATGTGAATGAAGATGATATTGAAGAATACGCAGAGGCGGCCAAGGGAAATTGGTTCAAACTGTATTCAATGGATTTCTTCCCCGAAATAGTAAATGAGTATCTTGAAAAGCAGAAGGACAGGTTCTTCCTCTTCAGTGACAAGAATCCCTTCTATCAGGTGGATCCGGAAGAAATGAAAGTGCTCATAAAAGAATGCAATAATGATGATTCGACTTCCGTGATGGGGAAAAACCTGAACAGGACAATATCTGAAAGCGAACACGTCAAGGCGTTCTTCGCTCCTGTGATCGGGGAAGTGATTGGAAAGAAAACCGACAATACATCGACAAAGGATCTGATGTCTGAATCAGAATTCGCAAGATGGCTTATAACATATCAGGAATATGCCGGAACAGGAGACAAGGCAAGCCTTGTCAGAGAGGTAAACGGCGTAAAGCAGAGCACAGCAAGCGGATGGCTATACGAGATAGGAGGAGTTTATCTGAAGGGAAAGGATCTTCACGAAACGCTCGTTCTGAACTACATCCCGGTGATACCTGTGGAAGGATTCATCGGATACATCCAGAGGCCATGCTGGGAGAAAAGCGGCATTGATAACGTCAGAAAAATATGTGATGAGATATTCATAGATAATTATGCCGAACTGTACACGAACTGGAGCAGAGCGCTCAGCATAAAGCCTGACATGGATATGGATGGTCCGGTATCGGTCAGTGCCATCAAGCTGCCAGGAATAACCAAAAATAGCAGATCGATAGAACCTATGACCGTATGGAAATATCACGATTCTGGGAAATACAAAGGCGTGTTCCGTCCAGCAAGACACAAGGCGGAAAAGTCGCTGTGGAGGTCGTTCGGAGCGGTTGTGCTGCCTTCATTTTCTGACGGTAAGGAAAAGCACATTCGGCCGAGGATATTTGACCAGTACGAGCTTCTGTCACAGGCAAGCGGCGAACGGTGGACGGATATAGAAGGAATTGGTCTTATTGATAACGGGCAGCAGGCTTCGCTGACACCTGTGGATGAAGTTTATGATAGCTTCCAGGTCAATGACCTTATACTGACAGACCAAGCTACTGACGGATGGATAACGAGAATAGCCGATGCGGTGGAAACCACCAAAGCAGCTATATCCGAATACGAACTTTATTTCAGGCACATCTATGAGATAAGAGGACTCAAGGATGATATCTGTAGAAAAAGGGCGGTGGACAGGGCCGAAGAAATCTACAGTCAGTTGGACCTAGAATTCAAGTCCTGGCTTGCTTCCATAGAGCCGGGAATGAGTAAAGACGATAAAATCGGGGACTGGTATTCATACCTGAAAAAGATACTGACAGCGGAGGCGGAGTTCGTATTTGAAAATTGCTCTACAAGAGATATGAAAGGCATCAAGAAAAACGGCAGAACAATGAACATCACTACAGAATACAACCTGTTTATACGAAAACTGAACAAGATCTTGTGAGGAGGCGAAACATGAAAGATAATAAACCGACCGTTTATCAGGTCGTCAGGAACTTTATCTCCGCCCTGGATAAGCAGAGTGAAAATAAGAACGTATCCGGGATACTGGCTGTGCTGAGGAATTCCCTTGGAAAAGAATATGAGGATGCTTCTAATGTGTGGCCTGTGATCATTCCCTTTATGCCGGATGAGTTCATGGGGAGCGGCACTCCAACTTACGAGGAAAAAGCCATCTACAACACTTTGCAGCTGTATGCCCTCGGGCAGCAGGGCTCCTCAAAGGTGGAAAACGACAAGGATACTAGAAACATGGGAGCCTCTCTATCGGCGCTGAGGACCGATGATTC
Protein-coding sequences here:
- a CDS encoding type I-E CRISPR-associated protein Cse1/CasA, with the translated sequence MKRFNLVSEPWIAVMEKESDEIREISLSELFINTGKYRCLSGEMEIQNFAVMRMILAVIHTVFSRFDVNGDPLSGISLDDRYVQTENVNEDDIEEYAEAAKGNWFKLYSMDFFPEIVNEYLEKQKDRFFLFSDKNPFYQVDPEEMKVLIKECNNDDSTSVMGKNLNRTISESEHVKAFFAPVIGEVIGKKTDNTSTKDLMSESEFARWLITYQEYAGTGDKASLVREVNGVKQSTASGWLYEIGGVYLKGKDLHETLVLNYIPVIPVEGFIGYIQRPCWEKSGIDNVRKICDEIFIDNYAELYTNWSRALSIKPDMDMDGPVSVSAIKLPGITKNSRSIEPMTVWKYHDSGKYKGVFRPARHKAEKSLWRSFGAVVLPSFSDGKEKHIRPRIFDQYELLSQASGERWTDIEGIGLIDNGQQASLTPVDEVYDSFQVNDLILTDQATDGWITRIADAVETTKAAISEYELYFRHIYEIRGLKDDICRKRAVDRAEEIYSQLDLEFKSWLASIEPGMSKDDKIGDWYSYLKKILTAEAEFVFENCSTRDMKGIKKNGRTMNITTEYNLFIRKLNKIL
- the cas3 gene encoding CRISPR-associated helicase Cas3' — protein: MSEFKTAVNQSRAEIILRIVDKHVMSLWAKKEEKNGIFFWLPLMVHLKDTMDVSRWLFEHWLSDSQRELCRKGLKGMGNREAVTPDLASDLASFLGGIHDLGKATPAFQTKKGFSNSKTLDDELKEKLERAGLSGISTVNLRYAGCSPHSLAGEYLLKKFGIGDDIGSIIGGHHGKPVDSLRDILNQSEYEANYFQSNDLRSSVRALWLAAQKETFEWALRENGFSDKDDLPKIPEPVQVIYEGLIIMADWIASNSDYFPLINIDREITENPENRLRMGISKWAGDTPLQTDSYPGKDQLFIDRFGFAPREFQKAVYETTESIRKPGIMILEAPMGEGKTEAALAVTELMMTKTGCSGLFFGLPTQATSNGMFSRIEEWLGSLAKYHDAFQSLRLSHGKAALNEDMNRLRKHADQVNTDGSHDENVYINEWFSGRKKAMLDDFVVGTVDGFLLLALKQKHLALRHLGFSKKVVIVDEVHAYDAYMQQYLEEAIRWMGVYGVPVILVSATLPPEKREAFIETYLRGTGMKKSDMRFPEVSANSYPLITYTDGQNVLVKDDFREGENKEIHIRKLDNDDLLETVSNLLAEGGVVGIVVNTVKRAQEIGKKCKDRFGSNTVEILHSSYIAADRVRKESDLINEIGKNGKRPEMKIVIGTQVIEQSLDIDFDVMVSDLCPVDLLLQRAGRLHRHDIDRPEKLKEPVLYVMGTNQEFKFARGSEMVYGKYFLIRTQHFLPDTIRVPSDIPVLIQEVYGDEDLKLDGSLKEKYEEAKRKQQIEIEEKKSKAQQFKIDHPNPNKTLIGWLREMDISETEETAAAQVRDIQETIEVIAVKKTGNGYGTFKDNVDVSGRISETRISKDLAGQTIRIPGHIIRKQGISHEIKWLEDYNRKSLSEWQKEPWLKGELGIIFDEDGTFDLNGTELKYDNEYGLREVKEVIDEKI
- the casB gene encoding type I-E CRISPR-associated protein Cse2/CasB, whose protein sequence is MKDNKPTVYQVVRNFISALDKQSENKNVSGILAVLRNSLGKEYEDASNVWPVIIPFMPDEFMGSGTPTYEEKAIYNTLQLYALGQQGSSKVENDKDTRNMGASLSALRTDDSASLDRRFSAMINSSSYNEFFQHMKHLFKLGKSKGNFKVNYPKLAEDLFWYQMGNNRQVSLNWARDYYRSRAKNTDRGNSEDKTNNEE
- a CDS encoding MFS transporter, translated to MRERKFSVPSGAMTFILLMGIVSLFSDMTHEGARSILGEYLNLTGASAATIGFVSGVGELCGYSLRLLSGFLADKSRRYWTLVIFGYTLQVLAIPALALVPENGWILACGLVILERIGKAVKKPAKNTLVSFAASEVGTGKGFAYQEFLDQLGAFLGPVILFVITLIKGTGELFSAYRLCFAALGIPAAVTVALVLFAQRKYPHPEVFEKDEEEQTEFRFRPAFVLYMAAICLFAFGFADFTLITLHAARTHAFPTATLSLLYAGAMAVDAFAALFFGWLFDKIGLRALILSTLCSAFFAAFIFLSANPWSMAFGIFLWGIGMGAQESIMKAAASKIIPKSMRSTGFGIFETGFGIAWFLGSWLLGALYDIAPLYLAAVSAAAQLLAVVFYLLCIRQSAAMKQ